From the Alkalibacter rhizosphaerae genome, one window contains:
- a CDS encoding ATP-binding cassette domain-containing protein, translated as MNDRIEIRGLHQNNLKNISLSIPKNKIVVFTGVSGSGKSSIVFDTIATESQRQMNETYTAWVRGRMPKYEKPKVDYIDNLSASVIVDQSRLGGNARSTVGTISDLYSALRVLYSRIGAPYVGTASYFSFNDPNGMCPECSGLGNITDIDTEGLVDPEKSWNEGMVKLPAYGVGNWYWKIYTESKVFDLDKKFKDYSEEEKNILYYGAKVPNGDQVHKKVEGIVQQLRRTVLMRDTSAIREASAKRLLSLIIQKKCPSCHGKRLNDHTLSCRINEKNIHEMSEMEFTSLREALSKIEDKRATTIVEDLVASLGRMIEIGLPYLSMNRESSTLSGGEAQRLKLVRYMGSALTGMTYIFDEPSTGMHPRDVYRMCNLLQKLRDKGNSVLVVEHDKDIISIADHIIDVGPLAGKHGGEILFEGSYEDLLLSGTRTGNAMKEILPIKEQPRVPDKYLPVRNATCHNLKDVSVDIPLHVLTVVTGVAGSGKSTLIRDVFAKEHVDDVVLVDQSPITATGRSTPATFLGFFDAIRKVISKETGQSASIFSFNSKGACPACKGRGVIVTELVFMDPVTTVCEECEGNRFNKESLSFQYHGKNIMEILAMSAEEAFVFFKGQNRIAKQIRRMVEVGLGYLSLGQPTSTLSGGERQRLKLAKHLDDQGSIFILDEPTTGLHASDIKGIMKLFERFVDRGNTVIIIEHNQDVIKNADHIIDIGPDGGSGGGEIVFEGTVREMVEKSSTITAKYLRKSM; from the coding sequence ATGAACGATCGAATCGAAATTAGGGGTTTGCACCAAAACAATTTGAAGAACATTTCTCTGTCCATACCCAAAAACAAAATCGTTGTTTTCACGGGTGTATCCGGGTCCGGCAAATCAAGTATCGTATTTGATACCATTGCAACAGAAAGCCAGAGGCAGATGAATGAAACTTATACGGCATGGGTCCGGGGACGAATGCCAAAATATGAAAAACCAAAAGTGGATTATATCGACAATCTTTCCGCATCGGTCATCGTGGACCAGTCCAGACTAGGGGGCAACGCCCGTTCAACGGTTGGTACGATCAGCGATTTGTATTCTGCGCTTCGAGTGTTGTACTCCCGGATCGGGGCGCCCTACGTTGGGACTGCATCCTACTTTTCCTTCAATGATCCCAACGGGATGTGTCCCGAGTGTTCGGGTTTGGGGAATATAACAGACATCGATACGGAGGGGTTGGTGGATCCGGAAAAATCCTGGAACGAGGGAATGGTAAAGCTCCCAGCCTACGGTGTGGGAAACTGGTATTGGAAGATATACACCGAATCGAAGGTATTTGATCTTGACAAGAAATTCAAGGATTACTCGGAAGAAGAAAAGAACATTCTATATTATGGGGCAAAAGTGCCCAATGGAGACCAGGTCCACAAAAAAGTGGAGGGAATCGTTCAACAACTCAGAAGAACCGTGTTGATGCGGGATACGTCCGCGATCAGGGAAGCATCTGCAAAAAGGCTGTTGAGCCTGATCATACAAAAAAAATGCCCCAGCTGCCATGGCAAGAGACTGAACGATCACACCCTTTCCTGTCGGATCAACGAGAAAAACATCCATGAAATGAGTGAAATGGAGTTTACAAGTTTAAGAGAAGCATTGTCAAAAATCGAAGATAAAAGAGCGACGACCATTGTCGAAGATTTGGTGGCGTCTTTAGGCAGAATGATCGAAATTGGCCTTCCTTATCTAAGCATGAACCGGGAATCGTCCACCCTGTCTGGTGGAGAAGCCCAACGTCTGAAACTGGTGCGATACATGGGAAGTGCATTGACTGGGATGACATACATTTTTGATGAACCCAGTACGGGCATGCATCCAAGGGACGTTTACCGCATGTGCAACTTGCTTCAAAAACTTAGAGACAAGGGAAACAGCGTCCTTGTCGTCGAACACGATAAAGATATCATAAGTATTGCAGATCATATCATCGATGTCGGGCCCCTTGCAGGGAAACATGGTGGTGAAATTTTGTTTGAAGGAAGTTACGAAGATCTTCTTTTATCCGGGACCAGGACCGGCAATGCGATGAAAGAGATCCTTCCGATCAAGGAGCAACCAAGAGTGCCCGACAAGTATCTGCCGGTTCGCAATGCAACTTGTCACAACCTGAAAGATGTATCGGTGGATATTCCACTCCACGTCCTGACCGTAGTGACCGGCGTGGCCGGTTCCGGAAAAAGCACGTTGATCCGGGATGTATTTGCAAAAGAGCATGTTGACGATGTGGTGCTGGTGGATCAGTCTCCCATAACAGCTACAGGCCGTTCAACGCCAGCCACCTTCCTGGGGTTTTTCGATGCCATAAGAAAAGTGATTTCAAAGGAAACGGGTCAGAGCGCATCGATATTTTCCTTTAACAGCAAGGGCGCATGTCCTGCATGCAAAGGAAGAGGCGTCATTGTTACGGAGCTCGTATTCATGGACCCTGTTACTACGGTTTGTGAAGAATGTGAAGGAAATCGCTTTAACAAAGAATCCCTTTCTTTTCAATATCACGGAAAAAACATCATGGAAATATTGGCCATGTCGGCAGAAGAAGCTTTCGTTTTCTTTAAAGGCCAGAATAGAATCGCAAAACAAATTAGGCGGATGGTGGAAGTGGGCTTGGGATATCTTTCCCTGGGACAACCGACGTCCACCTTATCGGGAGGAGAACGGCAGCGTTTGAAGCTTGCGAAACATCTGGATGATCAGGGAAGCATTTTCATTCTGGACGAACCAACCACGGGGCTCCACGCCTCTGATATCAAGGGGATCATGAAGCTGTTTGAGAGATTTGTTGACAGGGGAAATACGGTGATCATCATCGAACACAATCAAGATGTCATTAAAAATGCGGATCACATCATTGATATTGGGCCGGATGGAGGCAGCGGCGGTGGCGAGATCGTATTTGAGGGAACCGTGAGAGAGATGGTGGAAAAAAGTTCAACAATCACTGCCAAATATCTCAGAAAATCGATGTAA
- a CDS encoding SDR family NAD(P)-dependent oxidoreductase, which yields MKNVVITGSTRGIGFSMAIEFLQAGCNVTLSGRGESLPEATKAKLSDFEEKYIYVQCNVQEKAKVQNLWDVSVEKWHKIDIWINNAGQNTPYVYSWKTGENYTESIIKTNIIGMIFGTQVAAEGMLNQGYGEIYSMEGLGSNNMIQKKTILYGTTKHALSYFMKGVAKELEGTGVMAGRLSPGMMLTDFITKTPDGEQSEVITEKRFKKVFNTLADKPDTVAKFFIPKILSNRKNNAQIIWLTNRKAAWRFMTSAFRKDRLI from the coding sequence ATGAAGAATGTTGTGATAACCGGCAGCACCAGAGGTATTGGTTTTTCCATGGCAATCGAGTTTTTGCAGGCCGGATGTAACGTGACCTTGTCTGGCAGAGGAGAATCCCTGCCTGAAGCAACAAAAGCAAAACTCTCTGATTTTGAGGAAAAATATATATATGTTCAATGCAATGTACAGGAAAAAGCCAAGGTACAAAATCTTTGGGATGTTTCCGTAGAAAAATGGCACAAGATAGATATCTGGATCAACAATGCGGGGCAAAATACTCCATATGTATATTCGTGGAAAACAGGAGAAAATTACACCGAAAGCATTATCAAAACCAATATTATCGGAATGATATTTGGCACACAAGTTGCCGCAGAGGGTATGCTGAATCAAGGTTATGGCGAAATATACAGCATGGAAGGCCTTGGCTCAAACAATATGATTCAGAAAAAGACAATATTGTACGGTACCACCAAACATGCTTTGAGCTATTTTATGAAGGGAGTTGCCAAAGAATTGGAGGGGACCGGTGTTATGGCAGGGCGTTTGTCCCCTGGTATGATGCTAACGGATTTTATCACGAAAACGCCAGACGGCGAGCAATCGGAGGTTATAACCGAAAAGCGGTTTAAAAAAGTGTTCAACACTTTGGCAGACAAACCAGATACAGTAGCAAAGTTTTTTATACCTAAAATATTGAGCAATAGGAAAAACAACGCTCAGATCATTTGGCTGACAAATAGAAAGGCAGCATGGCGGTTCATGACTTCAGCTTTTCGCAAAGACAGACTGATTTAA